A part of Candidatus Babeliaceae bacterium genomic DNA contains:
- a CDS encoding cytochrome c biogenesis protein CcdA yields MIKKNLVSIFMIHFLSLSTISATAAIPCTFNDTIIDDTTHELSVTCNLSPQEYIYKDSLAFSLDNQDIQLQPWQSATPATTIFDTISQERVDVFQGPVTFTIIAHKNKHNNNPAQLYMRYIREKNKPEEHFFDIASNEEAQITEEKPTQRITCPNRSYQPTSLVKLFKENITHVISYITNALTLLKKQLSQAIETTQHPAVRFLTAFLLGIMMSLTPCIYPMIPITVGILQTSSGSSIAKNFLLALSYTMGIATTFALLGLLAASGSAQFGLLLGNPTFVLLLCSFLLYLAGSMLGIYEMYIPRFMQPKNHTVRQGSYISAFIFGAISGSVASPCLSPGLLLLLSVVATLGNKLLGFSLLYCFGLGLGMPLLLIGTFSSSLNLLPRAGMWMIEVKKLFGLMLISMCFYYISNIAPWYLVLLLAAGFLLVCGSFYIASIKKHDAKTLKRYKYLVGLILLISAGLSLFQAYKTTFISQEHTMHEAWLSDYELAITQALDNKTLLMIDFGAAWCSSCKAIERNLFGNAQVITALQKFTLVHIDCTNPQAEPCSSIQNKFSIIGFPTILLIDPQSGTILKKWGSELLDVSPEAFIKEVQEL; encoded by the coding sequence ATGATTAAAAAAAATCTAGTATCAATTTTTATGATACATTTTTTATCGCTATCGACGATATCCGCCACAGCGGCCATACCGTGCACGTTCAACGATACAATAATTGATGACACAACACATGAGCTTTCTGTTACATGTAATCTCAGCCCACAGGAATATATTTACAAAGATTCGCTAGCTTTTTCACTAGACAATCAGGACATTCAACTTCAGCCGTGGCAAAGCGCTACACCTGCTACCACAATTTTTGACACAATATCACAAGAGCGCGTAGACGTATTTCAAGGCCCCGTTACATTCACTATTATCGCTCATAAAAACAAGCACAACAATAACCCCGCTCAGCTCTATATGCGCTATATACGGGAAAAAAATAAACCCGAAGAACATTTTTTTGATATTGCGAGCAACGAAGAAGCACAGATTACTGAAGAAAAGCCAACACAACGTATAACATGCCCCAATAGGTCGTATCAGCCAACGTCGCTTGTAAAGCTTTTCAAAGAAAATATTACACATGTTATATCATATATAACAAACGCTCTCACCCTCTTAAAAAAACAACTCTCTCAAGCTATCGAAACGACACAACACCCTGCCGTACGTTTCCTCACTGCATTTTTATTGGGAATTATGATGAGCTTAACTCCGTGCATTTATCCTATGATTCCTATCACTGTTGGTATTTTACAAACAAGCAGCGGTAGCAGTATTGCAAAAAATTTCCTGCTCGCCTTATCGTATACCATGGGGATTGCAACAACCTTTGCTCTGCTCGGTCTTTTGGCAGCATCAGGAAGCGCTCAATTTGGTTTATTATTAGGCAATCCAACATTTGTTCTCTTACTCTGTTCTTTTTTGCTGTACCTTGCCGGATCCATGCTCGGTATCTATGAAATGTACATACCACGCTTTATGCAACCAAAAAATCATACGGTTCGCCAGGGATCATATATTTCTGCATTTATTTTTGGTGCAATCAGTGGATCTGTTGCATCTCCATGCCTTTCACCAGGGCTCTTACTGTTATTAAGCGTTGTTGCAACATTGGGCAATAAACTGCTCGGCTTTTCGCTACTATATTGTTTTGGATTAGGTCTTGGCATGCCGTTATTACTTATCGGAACATTTTCAAGCTCGCTCAATCTTCTTCCGCGTGCAGGCATGTGGATGATCGAAGTTAAAAAACTCTTCGGGCTCATGTTAATCAGCATGTGTTTTTATTATATCAGCAACATTGCACCATGGTATCTCGTGCTCTTACTTGCTGCAGGATTTTTATTAGTCTGTGGCAGCTTTTATATCGCTTCTATAAAAAAGCATGACGCTAAAACGCTGAAACGCTACAAATATCTTGTAGGTCTCATCTTACTCATAAGTGCTGGTCTATCACTTTTTCAAGCTTATAAAACAACGTTTATTTCTCAGGAACATACCATGCATGAAGCGTGGCTTTCTGATTATGAATTAGCAATAACGCAAGCGCTAGACAACAAAACATTACTCATGATAGATTTTGGAGCTGCCTGGTGTTCATCATGCAAAGCTATTGAACGCAATCTCTTTGGCAATGCACAGGTCATTACTGCGTTACAAAAATTTACATTGGTTCACATAGATTGCACTAATCCGCAAGCAGAACCCTGTTCATCGATACAAAATAAATTTTCGATTATAGGCTTCCCGACAATACTCTTGATTGATCCGCAATCAGGAACAATTCTCAAAAAATGGGGCAGCGAACTTCTTGATGTTTCTCCAGAAGCATTTATTAAAGAAGTGCAAGAGCTTTAA
- a CDS encoding HD domain-containing protein, translating into MNSIYISSEQKKALATLFELHPIINAVAQDCMRTGGKIYLVGGVVRDVVMNLPIKDIDVEVHGLTLEQLTLVLRQYGIVNYVGKSFGVLRLEHSIIDWSLPRTDSVGRKPEVVVDPSLDITRALQRRDLTMNALALDVEQDCIIDPFGGILDIQNKILRSPDIAFFAEDPLRFFRVMQFISRFDMYPDAILENTCRTMNLAGVSRERIEQEFEKLLLQSTFPSLGIRWLQSIGRLEELFPELAALVVVPQNPAWHPEGDVFEHTMQVVDAAAALTITDKETRLIILYAALCHDLGKVTTTREKDGKIISYGHDEAGVPLAQQLLKRITHAAHIIDSVKILVRHHMAPGLFARQNASASAYKRLALKVSPEVSLEMLSYLSYADFRGRNGEENRPLIGSVPEVDVFVQKARDYNLLHAPEKPLLEGRDLLDNIEPGPRIGALVREAYQIQINENIRDKELLKTRVLKIKKA; encoded by the coding sequence ATGAATAGTATATATATTTCTTCTGAACAAAAAAAAGCATTAGCCACACTTTTCGAGCTGCATCCTATTATTAATGCAGTTGCTCAGGATTGCATGCGTACCGGTGGTAAAATATATCTTGTTGGCGGCGTTGTACGTGATGTGGTGATGAATCTGCCTATAAAAGATATTGATGTTGAAGTGCATGGGCTTACGCTTGAGCAGTTGACATTAGTATTGCGTCAATATGGCATTGTAAATTATGTGGGAAAAAGTTTTGGCGTGTTGCGTTTAGAGCACAGTATCATTGATTGGTCTTTGCCGCGTACGGATAGTGTTGGTCGTAAGCCGGAAGTTGTTGTTGATCCGTCACTTGATATTACTCGTGCATTACAGCGTCGTGATCTTACCATGAATGCGCTTGCATTGGATGTTGAACAGGATTGTATTATTGATCCGTTTGGCGGAATTTTAGATATACAGAATAAGATATTGCGCTCGCCCGACATTGCTTTTTTTGCAGAAGATCCCCTGAGATTTTTTAGAGTTATGCAATTTATTAGTCGCTTTGACATGTATCCGGATGCTATTTTGGAGAATACGTGTCGCACTATGAATCTTGCAGGTGTTTCTCGTGAGCGCATAGAGCAAGAGTTTGAAAAACTGCTTCTTCAATCGACATTTCCATCATTAGGCATTCGATGGTTGCAGTCCATTGGTCGATTAGAAGAATTATTTCCTGAGCTGGCAGCTCTTGTAGTTGTACCGCAAAATCCTGCATGGCACCCGGAAGGCGATGTTTTTGAACATACAATGCAGGTTGTAGATGCTGCTGCAGCGCTTACTATTACTGATAAAGAAACTCGTTTAATTATTTTATATGCTGCATTGTGTCATGATCTTGGCAAAGTGACGACAACGCGCGAGAAAGATGGAAAAATAATAAGTTATGGGCATGACGAAGCTGGCGTGCCTCTTGCGCAACAACTATTAAAGCGAATTACTCATGCGGCGCACATTATTGATTCGGTGAAAATTCTTGTTCGTCATCATATGGCGCCGGGGCTTTTTGCGCGTCAAAATGCGTCAGCATCGGCGTATAAAAGATTAGCGCTTAAGGTATCACCAGAGGTTTCTTTAGAAATGTTATCATATCTTTCTTACGCAGATTTTCGCGGGAGAAATGGTGAAGAGAACAGGCCCTTAATAGGATCCGTTCCAGAAGTTGATGTTTTTGTGCAAAAAGCACGCGATTATAATCTTTTACACGCGCCGGAAAAACCATTATTAGAGGGTAGAGATCTTCTTGATAACATTGAGCCCGGCCCGCGCATAGGCGCACTTGTTCGAGAAGCTTATCAGATCCAAATTAATGAAAATATTCGCGATAAAGAGCTATTAAAAACAAGAGTTTTAAAAATAAAAAAAGCTTAG
- a CDS encoding ankyrin repeat domain-containing protein, giving the protein MLNLLLLLIVSTSIQAGGNIELIDAVIKNDLHTVKTLLHKKTDPNIQNNSGNTPLHYNALLLDGFTEITSVLLKHNANPDIQNKNGQTPLHYLSLHHCKTPEQIAVMEILLAAGANPNLQDLNGLTSLHGAVYNNQTEVVKALLNKGARLDMQGSNTSLLTVSPSWFPAGTTPLHMSKNSTTTQLLLSAGAQVDAQDADGESPLHKATKKHNTQQIAELIDHGANIFIKDTYHNTPMHIACNLSRSWDDNDLTMENKRFIVKLFLYHAWQKELLPTMDTTKNKNGVTPPDLIRYPDATFRTLVKDCIAQKPYAIKEIITAGAKVEYEQFAKKTRQKNVLLALRTRELTGKFDKKRF; this is encoded by the coding sequence ATGTTAAATTTATTATTATTACTCATAGTGTCTACAAGCATTCAAGCTGGTGGAAACATCGAATTGATAGACGCGGTTATCAAAAACGATCTACACACAGTCAAAACATTACTGCATAAAAAAACAGACCCTAATATTCAAAATAACAGTGGCAATACACCATTGCACTATAATGCTCTACTGCTAGACGGATTTACCGAAATTACATCAGTTTTACTCAAGCATAATGCAAATCCAGATATTCAAAATAAAAACGGGCAAACGCCTTTACACTATCTTAGCTTACATCATTGTAAAACCCCTGAACAAATTGCTGTTATGGAAATATTACTCGCTGCAGGAGCTAACCCAAACCTTCAAGATCTAAATGGACTGACCTCATTGCACGGAGCTGTATACAATAATCAAACTGAAGTTGTAAAAGCTTTGCTGAACAAAGGCGCTCGCCTTGATATGCAAGGAAGCAATACTTCTCTGTTAACAGTGTCTCCAAGTTGGTTTCCTGCGGGAACAACACCGCTTCATATGTCAAAAAATTCAACCACAACACAATTATTATTGAGCGCCGGCGCTCAAGTAGATGCACAAGACGCTGATGGAGAAAGCCCGCTACATAAAGCAACCAAAAAACACAATACACAACAAATCGCAGAATTAATTGATCATGGGGCAAATATATTCATAAAAGACACTTACCACAATACACCCATGCACATAGCTTGTAACTTAAGTCGGTCATGGGATGATAATGATCTGACCATGGAAAACAAAAGATTTATTGTAAAACTGTTTCTATATCACGCTTGGCAAAAAGAATTATTGCCTACAATGGATACAACAAAAAACAAAAATGGCGTAACACCTCCTGATCTGATTCGATACCCAGATGCAACATTTAGAACTCTTGTCAAAGATTGTATAGCTCAAAAGCCTTACGCAATCAAAGAAATTATTACAGCAGGCGCAAAAGTTGAGTATGAACAATTCGCAAAAAAAACACGTCAAAAAAATGTATTGTTAGCATTAAGAACTCGTGAATTAACGGGAAAGTTTGATAAAAAAAGATTCTAA